The following coding sequences are from one Gossypium hirsutum isolate 1008001.06 chromosome A12, Gossypium_hirsutum_v2.1, whole genome shotgun sequence window:
- the LOC107925676 gene encoding mediator of RNA polymerase II transcription subunit 28, producing the protein MSERQELQPDPQIQSPQGSSRDDMISWVVALETALLPCLPARELQAIDRSPHPSHQIDVERHARDFMEAAKKLQLYFLGLQREDHPTKAGMLRKEIATMEEELKTKTEMMKNQERLIQGWRKDLSDQLDQHTTELERV; encoded by the exons ATGAGTGAAAGGCAAGAGCTTCAACCCGATCCACAGATTCAATCGCCCCAGGGTTCATCAAGAGATGACATGATTTCCTGGGTGGTGGCGTTAGAGACGGCTTTGCTCCCCTGCTTGCCAGCCAGAGAGCTTCAAGCTATCGACCGTTCTCCGCACCCTTCTCATCAGA TTGATGTGGAGAGACATGCTAGAGATTTCATGGAAGCTGCCAAGAAGCTTCAGCTATATTTCCTTGGCTTGCAACGCGAGGATCATCCAACCAAGGCTGGAATGCTCAGAAAA GAGATTGCAACAATGGAAGAAGAGTTGAAAACGAAGACGGAGATGATGAAGAATCAGGAGAGACTGATCCAGGGATGGAGGAAGGATTTGAGTGACCAACTGGACCAACACACTACTGAACTGGAGAGAGTATAG
- the LOC107925675 gene encoding U1 small nuclear ribonucleoprotein A — translation MAEISQADEIPPNMTLYINNLNEKIKIDQLKKSLHAVFSQFGKILDVLAFKTLKHKGQAWVIFEDVSSATNALRRMQGFPFYDKEMRIQYAKTKSDIIAKADGTFVPREKRKRHEEKGGKKRKEQLDPNQASAGLNPAYAGAYGATPPLSQLPYLGARPIVPEAPAPPNNILFVQNLPHDATTMMLQMLFNQYPGLKDVRTVETKPGIAFVEYENEMQSTVAMQALQGFKIQQNQMLITYAKK, via the exons ATGGCTGAGATTAGTCAGGCAGACGAAATTCCTCCAAATATGACACTATACATCAACAATCTCAACGAGAAGATCAAAATCGACC AGTTGAAGAAGTCATTGCATGCTGTGTTTTCACAATTCGGGAAGATACTAGATGTGTTAGCATTCAAGACTTTGAAACACAAAGGTCAAGCTTGGGTTATTTTCGAGGATGTTAGCTCCGCTACCAATGCTCTTAGGCGAATGCAAGGCTTTCCCTTCTACGACAAGGAAATG AGAATACAATATGCAAAGACTAAGTCAGATATAATAGCAAAAGCAGATGGCACTTTTGTACCCCGAGAGAAGCGGAAGAGGCATGAAGAAAAGG GAGGGAAAAAACGGAAAGAGCAACTTGATCCTAATCAAGCGTCAGCAGGTTTGAATCCAGCTTATGCGGGTGCTTATGGTGCAACACCTCCT CTATCACAATTACCCTACCTGGGTGCTAGACCAATTGTTCCAGAAGCTCCTGCACCACCAAATAACATCCTGTTTGTTCAGAATCTTCCTCATGATGCAACCACAATGATGCTACAAATGCTTTTCAATCAATACCCCGGTTTAAAGGATGTCAGAACAGTGGAAACAAAACCAGGTATAGCCTTTGTCGAGTATGAAAATGAGATGCAATCAACCGTCGCTATGCAGGCACTGCAAGGTTTCAAGATACAGCAAAACCAGATGTTGATTACTTACGCAAAGAAGTAG